The genome window AAGTTTAAAGAAAAACGCTGATGAAAAAACGAGATCAGGAACGATTTCGATTTCATCAGCGTTATTTTATTTTTGAGAGACAGTTATGTCACAGCCTCTTTTTTTAAGGTGTAGCTCCAACTAAAGTCCAGGTTAGTTTCGCACCGTACGAACGCCCGTTAACTCGGCTATCCGGTCGAAGACGAGAGATTACCAATTTTTGATCTGAGTTAATAAGTCCATTACCCGTTAAAATGTCAAAATCATGGTTGCCCGTTCCCTGACTAATTGTATTCGAAGTTTCTACCAAATCTGTAAATATATTACTCGACTGATCTAGCAAACCTAAATCAATCAAATCGGTTGGAATTATAGCATTCCCTGGATTAGTCTCTTGAAATTTAGAAGCCTGAACTGATACTGACCACTGGGGACTTTGATCAACTCGATCATCAAGAACTTTAACTAAATAATTCTGGGTATCTTTTGAGTTTAAATATCCAGTGTTATAAGAGCCGTAGCGACCAAAATTAAGCGCAGTCGGATTATTTGAAGAATCATGTGGCATCTCAAATTTCAGAGAATCACTTCTCAACTCAATTGTGGCATCTTTACTAACTGTCGTTTCAGCTGGTGGCGTTGCACCCGTTGCAATGCTGTATTTAATATTATTAACTTTTTGCCCAAAAGCACTAGCATTATTAGTCATTTGGTCGCTAATATCAGTAGTCGTGCCATCAGAATTAATTCTTAATGCTCGCGCTCCGTTAGGATTTGCTGTCTTAACCCAATTCTGCCACTGGATATCAGTCCAATTGTCAGAGCCGCTTGGAATTTTATTAATTGCATTTGGGTTTTTTATTTCAATGAAAACTGGCGATGCAGAAATTGTGACCTGTCCCTTCACGACTGTCGTGTTACCAGATGGATCTTTAACATTAACATAAACGTCTTTAACTCCTGGCGTCTGCCAAAAAGCGTTATCAGAAGCTAGATTTTGCGCAGCAAACGTAAAAGTATAGTCATTGAGCTTAGTAAAAGCGTTGGAGTTAATGTCTGGGTGTAAATCACTCAAATGAGTTAGCCCTGTCACTAAATCTTGGGAAGTATCAACAAATCCCTTAGGATCCAACACTGGTTGATCAACAACGGTATAACGCATGGGTGCCTCTTTAGCAATTGGTTCAGTTCGATCAAGCACTGCTAAATTTGTCACATTGTAATTCCCAGCCTTAAAGGCAAAAGCCTGAATTCGACCATTTTCATCAGGTCTGGTATTTGTCAAATCATTTAGATCGCTTGCCATAAAAGTTTTTTGCACACCAGAAACTTTTGGTAAAGTCACCGTAAATGATCCATCAACAGCTGTCATCGCCGAGAACTTAGATTTTATATCAATACCTGAACTTGATAAATCACTCCACATTGAATCTGGCTCAACGGTATTAGAAAAAGGTTGATCTAAATCAACTAATCCTACTTCACTTGCTGCATCAGTGTTTTTGACGTGCCCGCTAAGCCGGACGTATGCTCCTTCCAATGGAATATAGTCGCCATTAGGGTCATTAATATTATCAGTAACTACTTTACCAGTAATTTGGTAAGAATTTGGATCGCTTACTGGTCCGTCAACTGGTTGGGAAGTAAAGTCTTTAAAATAAACAGTCGGAATGTAATGGAACATTACTCTTTGGAATTTATTCGTATTATAGTTGGTCCGCATATCTGCAATGTCGATTGGAAAAAGCGAGGAAGCCGTCGAATCAATATTTAAAAAACCTGCCGAATTATAGTCGGCTACAAAATTAAAAATTGACTGCCATAAGTAATCTTTTCCATCCGTATTATCGAAAGGATCTGGATTCACCCCAGATGATGCATGTCCTCGATTCCAAGCATAAACGTCCATATTTTGAACATGCATCTGGCCGGGATTCATTGAAATCAAATTGGTATTTGCTTGAGTTCCATTGTATTGGATATTAACCATCCTTGCCCGATTAAATTCAAAAGTAGCATTACTGCCAAGCTGAATCAAGGAGCGAGCGCCTGTATAAATTCCATCACCTTGTAAATCAAAAGTTCCAGGCTGAGCAACGCTTACTTTTGCGCTATTATCCATAAACAACACCGGTCGTGTGCTCATGTCTGCATTAGTCGATTTGATGTTAAACTTGCCCCATTTTCCCACAGTAAGAGCTGCTCCCGCACCTAAACCGACTGATCCGCTGCTTAAACCGGCTGAAGCAATTGGACCACTTTGAGTTCCATTAAGTGTTGCATAGTCGTCAACCTTTATATTCGGATTAAATCCCCCTTGGGGCGTTAAATTAATCAAGTCACGAGTGTAATTCGGATTATGTGTGATATTGTTTGAGTTTGTGTCACCACCAGAAGAAGTATTTTTAAACTCATAAGCGTTAACATTTAACACCGCATGGGGATGAACTTCTAACTCTCCACTCCATAACTGAATCGTTGCGCTATAGGAATATTCAATAACTGATCCTTGGTTTGTTGAAGATACATTTACCTCAGAATAATCCATCACATTAACATTACAAGGTTTCCCATCGTGAAGATAGTAACCCACAACGAAAGCACCATCAGTTGGTGTAAAACCGTCAAACTTCGTATTGTAAGCAAAAGTTACGTTGTAGCTCTCCATAATTTGCTGGCAATAATATGTCTCCGTCGAACCCGCAGGAGCATTTGTTGGTAGATGCCCGTAAGCGTAAGTCATTTTGCCTGGCTGAGCATTGTCATAAATTAGACCATTACTGTTTGTCGCACCACTGCTTACTGGTTGCAAAGTTTGATAAGAGATAGACGGCTTAATATCATTGTATCCAGTAAAAATTATATCTGTATAATATGAAGCTGCTAATTGAGAACCGTGATATTGAATATTACGATAAACAACAGTTTTGTCTACTGTATTCCCAACCGCCGAACCAGGGCCAAAATAATCTGTCCCTTGCAAAATTATATTATTAAAAACAAACTTAGATTTAAAATAATTACTGTTTAGATCGATTCGAGCCGCGTTATAAGAACCGTTAAAATCCAAAGTGTGTTTAGTACTTGTCGGATCTCTCGGATCAATTCCATCAATCACAATATTACGATTAGGAACGTAATTTCCTGTCATACCAACTAAATTAGTAAAGCTTTGATAGCCATTAACTGTGGTTCCATAAGTAAAAACGATATCTTTAGTTAGGACAATATGAGTAATATTGACTTGCGCAACTGCACCAGACCCATCTCCAGCAAATATTGGATAGGCATCACTGGATTTGTATGCTCCTTTTCGACCCCAAAGTGCATTTAAAAGTTCATCTGGCGTTGATACATACGCAGTTTCACCTTCTAATTTATACCTTTGAATCTGACCATAAACATCGCCATCAGTTAAACGCTGCTTAATTTGAGCATCAGTTTCTGGTTGAGTCTTGACTCTAAACTTTGCAATATTAGCTGGATCATCAGGATCTGGTGTATCATATTGAGTTCTCGGGTCATCGGTTGCGCTACTAAAAACATTAGGTAAAATCTCTTTACCATAGAAAGGCGCATAAATATCACCTTTATTAGTACTAGCGGGTGATAAGTCAACCAAATTTGGATTAATATTCCCAACCGCTTTCACTTTTAAACTTGGGATAATTATTATTGAAAACAATATCACAATTTTTAAAAGCATTAATCTTAAGTTCTGTTTTTTGATAATCATATAGTTCATCTTCCCCACATAAATGCAAAATCCGGCAAAAAAGTCCTTTCCAGATCTTTCTAAAAATTAAAAAAGTAATATAAAGAAACCATTAATTAAAATGATTTTTTTGAATTATTTAGTTAAGAAACTTGCCTCTAATTAGTGCAAGCCAATCGAAATGTGTAAGCGTTCTAGTTAATTGTCCACTAATGTCGAACAAACACTAGTTCAGACGTAAATAACACTTGAAAGAAATTTATACTTTAAATTTCAATAAAAGTTTTTCGTTCTATTCTTAATTATTTGCAATCAAAGAGAAATTGAATTTAGCTCGTCAAGTCAATCAATTTGATGAAACAAATGAAATTATTTTTGATATTCAGTTTTTCTTTAAACAAATACAAAAATTATAGATAGACGGATTTCAACTATTCAGCAAGTTGAAATTTGTTACAAACTTTTTAGGTTAAAATAAATTCCAAAAATGTGTATCTCCTGTTTTAATGCGATTATTCGCTGTCAAAACATTCGACAGATTTTCCTTACGGATGATACGCTTACTAAATGATAGTATAATCATATAGGTTATAAATTATAGCACAGGTTATTAGATTTGAAATAAAATTTCCTTTTTCGCAATATGTATAATTATAATTGCAAAACAACGCTTCATATTTGTAGTTACTTGAGCAGCTAGGCTTTTTAATAAAATTCTTTTTAATAAAAAAACTTATGTTTTTTTTCTTGAAATTTTTTTTGAAAAGTTGAATTACTTCAAGCAATGAAAGACTCCGATACCTATTTACCTTGAAGCTATTAGTTTATTTAGCTTTATTAATGGCTTGAAAGCTCACTTTTTTTTGAATCCTAATTTGTTTTAAACATTCACGCCAAATCAATTAAAGTCCAAAAAAAATAGAGCTTAGATCAAGCTCTTTCTAAATATTCATATAGTTCTTCTGTCGTAAGATTCTTTTTCTTTTCACCGGCAAAATCTGCTTCAATCTTCCCTTCCTTCAAAACCAGGAGGCGATTTCCGTATTTAATCGCATCTTCTAATTGATGGGTAATCATTAAGGCTGTCAGATGATCTTCCACAATGTGTTGATCAGTGGCTGCCATTAACGAAGCTGAAGTATGAGGATCAAGTGCGGCTGTATGCTCATCAAGTAAAATCACATCCGGACGTTTAATTACCGCCATCAGAAAACTTAGCGCCTGACGCTGACCACCTGACAGCGAACCCGTTGCGGTATTAAGTCGATCTTCTAAGCCATTATTCATCGTTTTAGCAAGGGTATGAAATTCTTGCAAGTGAGATTTGAGATTACGCGGCTTTAAAAAGCGATTTTCTCCTCGTTTTAAGGCCAAAAGTAAATTTTCAGCAACTGTCATTCGGGGTGCGGTTCCCATTTTCGGATCCTGAAATACACGGCTAAGAAATTCGGGATGAGCTTCTTCGGACAACTTAGTTATGTCTTTGCCTTGGTGAAGTACTTGACCAGAGCTAACTGGGATCAAGCCGCTGATAACATTAAAGAGCGTTGACTTACCAGCCCCGTTAGTGCCGACAATCGTAATGAAATCACCTTCATTAATTTCAAGATTAATCTGATTTAGAATTGTCAGTTCGTGAGAAGTTCCTTGATTGACTACAGTTGAGACATTTTTTAACGTTAAAATCGGCTTACTCATGACGTGTTACCCCTTTTACAATTGTATTTTTAACTCTTAGATGTTTTTCTAACTGTGGAAGCAGCATACAAAGCGCTAAAACGATTGATGATAGTAAGTTTAGATCGTCAGCCTTAAATCCGAGCTGAAGTACAACTAATAACAGCAAGCGATAAATAATGCTCCCGAGCGCCACTGCCACTAAACGCTGCGGCAAGGTTAATTCGCCAAATAATACTTCACCAATAATAATCGACGCCAGCGCAATTACGATTGTGCCAATTCCCATGTTGATATCTGCGTATCCGTTGCTTTGAGCGATCAATGCGCCGCATACCCCAACAATTCCGTTTGAGATCATCAGTCCCATAATTACCATTCGATCAGTCTTAATTCCTAGCGACTTAGCCATTTGACGATTGTCACCAGTTGCGATAAAAGCTTGCCCCCAGTCAGTATTCAGAACGAAAATCATCACGATTGTAAAAATAAAGATGACAACCATTCCAACCAAAACACTGTCAAAATATTGCGGTAAACTGCTTAGAAATTTACTGCTAAAAAGAGTTTTTTGATTCAAAAGAGAGATATTGGATTTGCCCATAATCCTGAGATTGATCGAATATGCAGCAGTCATCACCAAGATCCCCGCCAGCAAGCTTGGAATCTTGCCTTTAGTGTATAAAAGACCCGTGATTAAACCAGCAACAACGCCCACTCCGCAAGCCATCATGGTCGCCAAAAGTGGATTAACCCCGTGAGTAATTGCAGTTACAGCTGTTGCTGCTCCAAGCGGAAACGTTCCTTCCACCGTCATATCAGCAAAATTTAAAATTCTAAATGTTAAGTAAAGTCCGAGACCTAATAATGCCCATAAAAGCCCTTGTCCAATAGCAGAAACTACTAAATTCATTATTTAAATACCTTCCCTTCCTTAGTTGCTTCCTGTAAGAAGCGTGTTGGCACTTTTAAGCCTAATTTTTGTGCTTGTTTCAAATTTAAAACTGCTTCGCCGTGCTTAACGTATCTAATTGCGGTCGTTGCCGGTTTATTCTTGCCTTTCAAAATTGATGCTGTGAGATGTCCGCCAAGTAACCCTAACTTAAATTGATTAATCCCATAAGCTGCCACTCCGCCTTGCTTGACCATTGTGTCAACAGCTGGAAAAATCGGCTTATTCACTGCATCTGCATTTTTTACTAGCGTCTGCATCGCTCCTGCGATAACGTTATCTTGAGGAACCATCACTGCATCAACTTTTTGTAGCATCTCTTGGGAGACTTGGTTCAAATCATTGCTATTAGAGATTGAATAAACTTTGATTGGTACTTTTTGTTCGGCCGCGATTTTAACAATTTGCTTATATTCTGCCGTCGCTGAACTATCACTAGATGTGTAAATTACCCCTAAAGTTTTCAAATCAGGCATGAATTCTTTGATCAATTTCAGCTGATCTTTAATCGGCGACATGTTGGACACGCCGGTGATGTTTGAACCTGGGTGTTCATAATTCGTCACAAGACCTGCTGATTTCGGATCAGTTACCGCCCCCATTACAACGGGAATCTTTTTAGTTAAATTTGCTAAGGATTGTGAAGCTGGAGTGGTAATCCCGAACAAAACATCCGATTTTTCATCAACTAACTTAGCAGCCATCGTCTTTAAATTACTTTGATCACCTTGGGCATTTTGATAATCAATCAAAACATTTTTCCCATTGACGTAGCCTTCTTCTTTCATTCCTTTAGTGAATCCTTCTTGAATCTGATCTAACGCCGGATGATGCATTAATGTCAAAACTCCGACTCGCGCCATTGATTGAGATTTTGAATTCTCGCCGCTTTCGTTAAAAAAAGCAATTCCTAAAAAAATAACTAAAGCGCTAATTACAGCTAACATTCTTTTCATTTTTTCCTCACCTTTCATTAAATAAAAAAGGAGCCTCCTAAAAGGCTCCCATTGTTGAACAAAAGAAAAAGCCTGCAGGGTATGATCCATGCAGACTTTATTTTTTGAGTATTAGCCGGCACGAATACGATCTGATAAATCAGGTCGCATCCATGACGGAATTAACCTGAAATTACCGGCTTTGCCAACGAATATTTAAATTCAATTTCAAGTTAATCATTTCGATACTCCTTCTGTTCTTCTAAGTTAACATTTATTTTAGCAAGTATCCATTTCAATGTCAACTAAAATTTACTCTAAATAAAGTTTTTGCAGTTTTTCAATCTTCGAGGAATCAAAATTCAAAGCTTGCTCTGCGTAATTTAAAATATCCCCGTATTGCTTAATTATCGTGTCTTGAGCACATTTTAGATAACTTGCTTCAACGTTAGCAGTGACAAGAACGGCTTCTAAAGCCTTGCCCTCGTATCCTTCTTTTTTCATCCGGGCGATAATTCGATCATTTTCAGGCTTGCGATCAACGTTTGTCTGCATGTAATCTTTCATCACTTCTTCATCATCAACGTCAAGCAACCAGAGAAATATTGCAGCAGCAATTCCTGTCCGATCTTTACCAGAGTAACAATGAAATAGAGTAGAGCCCGTTTTATTCTCCAAAAGTAATTCTAAAAATTCTCCGAAGTGTTTTTGCGCTTGCGGATTTAGAACGATCTCTTGATACATATCTTCCATTTCTTTGGTAACAACATCTGGATCATTTGTATCAGCTGCAGCGTGGAACCCAAGTCCCCTATTTTTATTCATTTCTAAAATATCAAGATTAATATTTTTAACTCCCGGCAATTGGTCGTCGGGTTCTTTTTCAATTTCAGAACGTTTTCTTAAATCAATTACTTGTTTTAACTGGTAGTCGTTGACTAATTGATCTTTCATCAACTGGTCGAGATCAACTAATTTACCAGAACGTAAGACGCGCTTTGGCTTTACTTTTAGCCCTTGTTTATTTGGAATTCCACCTAAATCTCGAAAATTAACTAATTCCACTTTAAATTCTCCGTTTTATCAAATTATTGCCGCTCAAAGCAACCGTTTTCTATTATACTTTGATTTCCAGACGTCCAACGAAACTCATCGTAAAAAGTGTTTCAGTCAAAGAACCATTTAATAAGCCGTAATTTGGATCA of Xylocopilactobacillus apicola contains these proteins:
- a CDS encoding pectate lyase-like adhesive domain-containing protein, coding for MNYMIIKKQNLRLMLLKIVILFSIIIIPSLKVKAVGNINPNLVDLSPASTNKGDIYAPFYGKEILPNVFSSATDDPRTQYDTPDPDDPANIAKFRVKTQPETDAQIKQRLTDGDVYGQIQRYKLEGETAYVSTPDELLNALWGRKGAYKSSDAYPIFAGDGSGAVAQVNITHIVLTKDIVFTYGTTVNGYQSFTNLVGMTGNYVPNRNIVIDGIDPRDPTSTKHTLDFNGSYNAARIDLNSNYFKSKFVFNNIILQGTDYFGPGSAVGNTVDKTVVYRNIQYHGSQLAASYYTDIIFTGYNDIKPSISYQTLQPVSSGATNSNGLIYDNAQPGKMTYAYGHLPTNAPAGSTETYYCQQIMESYNVTFAYNTKFDGFTPTDGAFVVGYYLHDGKPCNVNVMDYSEVNVSSTNQGSVIEYSYSATIQLWSGELEVHPHAVLNVNAYEFKNTSSGGDTNSNNITHNPNYTRDLINLTPQGGFNPNIKVDDYATLNGTQSGPIASAGLSSGSVGLGAGAALTVGKWGKFNIKSTNADMSTRPVLFMDNSAKVSVAQPGTFDLQGDGIYTGARSLIQLGSNATFEFNRARMVNIQYNGTQANTNLISMNPGQMHVQNMDVYAWNRGHASSGVNPDPFDNTDGKDYLWQSIFNFVADYNSAGFLNIDSTASSLFPIDIADMRTNYNTNKFQRVMFHYIPTVYFKDFTSQPVDGPVSDPNSYQITGKVVTDNINDPNGDYIPLEGAYVRLSGHVKNTDAASEVGLVDLDQPFSNTVEPDSMWSDLSSSGIDIKSKFSAMTAVDGSFTVTLPKVSGVQKTFMASDLNDLTNTRPDENGRIQAFAFKAGNYNVTNLAVLDRTEPIAKEAPMRYTVVDQPVLDPKGFVDTSQDLVTGLTHLSDLHPDINSNAFTKLNDYTFTFAAQNLASDNAFWQTPGVKDVYVNVKDPSGNTTVVKGQVTISASPVFIEIKNPNAINKIPSGSDNWTDIQWQNWVKTANPNGARALRINSDGTTTDISDQMTNNASAFGQKVNNIKYSIATGATPPAETTVSKDATIELRSDSLKFEMPHDSSNNPTALNFGRYGSYNTGYLNSKDTQNYLVKVLDDRVDQSPQWSVSVQASKFQETNPGNAIIPTDLIDLGLLDQSSNIFTDLVETSNTISQGTGNHDFDILTGNGLINSDQKLVISRLRPDSRVNGRSYGAKLTWTLVGATP
- a CDS encoding ABC transporter ATP-binding protein, yielding MSKPILTLKNVSTVVNQGTSHELTILNQINLEINEGDFITIVGTNGAGKSTLFNVISGLIPVSSGQVLHQGKDITKLSEEAHPEFLSRVFQDPKMGTAPRMTVAENLLLALKRGENRFLKPRNLKSHLQEFHTLAKTMNNGLEDRLNTATGSLSGGQRQALSFLMAVIKRPDVILLDEHTAALDPHTSASLMAATDQHIVEDHLTALMITHQLEDAIKYGNRLLVLKEGKIEADFAGEKKKNLTTEELYEYLERA
- a CDS encoding ABC transporter permease, whose product is MNLVVSAIGQGLLWALLGLGLYLTFRILNFADMTVEGTFPLGAATAVTAITHGVNPLLATMMACGVGVVAGLITGLLYTKGKIPSLLAGILVMTAAYSINLRIMGKSNISLLNQKTLFSSKFLSSLPQYFDSVLVGMVVIFIFTIVMIFVLNTDWGQAFIATGDNRQMAKSLGIKTDRMVIMGLMISNGIVGVCGALIAQSNGYADINMGIGTIVIALASIIIGEVLFGELTLPQRLVAVALGSIIYRLLLLVVLQLGFKADDLNLLSSIVLALCMLLPQLEKHLRVKNTIVKGVTRHE
- the trpX gene encoding tryptophan ABC transporter substrate-binding protein, yielding MKRMLAVISALVIFLGIAFFNESGENSKSQSMARVGVLTLMHHPALDQIQEGFTKGMKEEGYVNGKNVLIDYQNAQGDQSNLKTMAAKLVDEKSDVLFGITTPASQSLANLTKKIPVVMGAVTDPKSAGLVTNYEHPGSNITGVSNMSPIKDQLKLIKEFMPDLKTLGVIYTSSDSSATAEYKQIVKIAAEQKVPIKVYSISNSNDLNQVSQEMLQKVDAVMVPQDNVIAGAMQTLVKNADAVNKPIFPAVDTMVKQGGVAAYGINQFKLGLLGGHLTASILKGKNKPATTAIRYVKHGEAVLNLKQAQKLGLKVPTRFLQEATKEGKVFK
- a CDS encoding tyrosine-protein phosphatase; translated protein: MELVNFRDLGGIPNKQGLKVKPKRVLRSGKLVDLDQLMKDQLVNDYQLKQVIDLRKRSEIEKEPDDQLPGVKNINLDILEMNKNRGLGFHAAADTNDPDVVTKEMEDMYQEIVLNPQAQKHFGEFLELLLENKTGSTLFHCYSGKDRTGIAAAIFLWLLDVDDEEVMKDYMQTNVDRKPENDRIIARMKKEGYEGKALEAVLVTANVEASYLKCAQDTIIKQYGDILNYAEQALNFDSSKIEKLQKLYLE